Proteins found in one Cellulomonas palmilytica genomic segment:
- a CDS encoding transglutaminase domain-containing protein: MSGSTTRLRAGGVSPPDWAEHTPFSDPGPHAGVLAGVAPQPEAVHAAVTGLVAHYRGEAAVLDPARASEVDLRWCERILDVGLARSPQLAGRSSDLRGGGCCRDHTLLAVAVLRQHGVPARSRVGFAAYFVPNFHVDHVVVEQWDGERWVLWDAELPESFGAAPFAGEPFDVRDIRTGVHGPFVTAAQAWLAHRRDGLDLSRFGVAPGIDVGGRDFVRAYVRLEAAHRRGDELLLWDVWGPGAETAGPEDPVGPPDEADRLADEVADLLVRADAGDAGAEWALAARYADDDRLHPGDAVRIWSPLGRVGTADLAARTTTWD, from the coding sequence ATGAGCGGGAGCACGACGAGGCTGCGCGCCGGGGGCGTGTCGCCGCCCGACTGGGCGGAGCACACGCCGTTCAGCGACCCCGGCCCGCACGCGGGCGTGCTCGCGGGTGTCGCGCCGCAGCCCGAGGCCGTGCACGCCGCGGTGACGGGCCTGGTCGCGCACTACCGCGGCGAGGCGGCGGTGCTCGACCCCGCGCGCGCCTCGGAGGTCGACCTGCGCTGGTGCGAGCGGATCCTCGACGTCGGTCTGGCCCGGTCGCCGCAGCTCGCGGGCCGCTCGTCGGACCTGCGCGGCGGGGGCTGCTGCCGCGACCACACGCTGCTGGCCGTCGCGGTGCTGCGCCAGCACGGCGTGCCGGCGCGCTCGCGGGTCGGGTTCGCGGCGTACTTCGTGCCGAACTTCCACGTCGACCACGTGGTGGTCGAGCAGTGGGACGGCGAGCGGTGGGTGCTGTGGGACGCGGAGCTGCCGGAGAGCTTCGGGGCGGCCCCGTTCGCGGGCGAGCCGTTCGACGTCCGGGACATCCGCACGGGAGTCCACGGGCCGTTCGTCACGGCGGCGCAGGCGTGGCTGGCCCACCGCCGGGACGGGCTCGACCTGTCGCGGTTCGGCGTGGCGCCCGGGATCGACGTCGGAGGGCGGGACTTCGTGCGCGCGTACGTGCGTCTCGAGGCGGCCCACCGGCGCGGCGACGAGCTGCTCCTGTGGGACGTGTGGGGTCCGGGCGCCGAGACGGCGGGGCCCGAGGACCCGGTCGGTCCGCCCGACGAGGCGGACCGCCTGGCCGACGAGGTCGCGGACCTCCTGGTGCGCGCGGACGCGGGCGACGCGGGAGCGGAGTGGGCGCTCGCGGCCCGGTACGCCGACGACGACCGCCTGCACCCGGGCGACGCCGTGCGGATCTGGTCACCCCTGGGCCGCGTGGGCACGGCGGACCTCGCCGCCCGCACGACCACCTGGGACTAG
- a CDS encoding CPBP family glutamic-type intramembrane protease — MTELADHAPTTARTRVPPLHALAAALVCGSAVLLFAVHVRPLAYVPLVVGVVLGLVVDRVLGRDLLLVGTGMAIVSSIPLAADLSDAGIVRFAVALSLAVVVPYVLSHRVFGDDVIRFPWRTGRRWTRFQWGYLLVVVTAGYLLLPFYFLSSGAYRNWPTVQAPDEIARLFVGVNAVGTWDELFFICTVFALLRRHFPVWLANLLQATVFVSFLWELGYRSWGPLLTIPFALVQGWTFSRTKSLTYVLVVHLLFDAVVFMVLVHAHSPHLFDVFVTAPR, encoded by the coding sequence GTGACCGAGCTCGCCGACCACGCGCCGACGACCGCGCGCACGCGCGTGCCGCCGCTGCACGCGCTCGCCGCGGCGCTGGTCTGCGGGTCCGCGGTGCTGCTGTTCGCGGTGCACGTGCGGCCGCTGGCGTACGTCCCGCTCGTCGTCGGCGTGGTCCTCGGGCTCGTCGTCGACCGGGTGCTGGGACGTGACCTGCTGCTCGTCGGGACCGGCATGGCGATCGTCAGCTCGATCCCGCTGGCCGCGGACCTGTCCGACGCGGGGATCGTGCGGTTCGCCGTCGCGCTGTCGCTCGCCGTCGTCGTGCCGTACGTGCTGTCGCACCGCGTGTTCGGCGACGACGTGATCCGCTTCCCGTGGCGCACCGGACGGCGCTGGACGCGGTTCCAGTGGGGGTACCTGCTCGTCGTCGTCACCGCGGGGTACCTGCTGCTGCCGTTCTACTTCCTGTCCTCGGGCGCGTACCGGAACTGGCCGACGGTCCAGGCGCCCGACGAGATCGCGCGCCTGTTCGTCGGCGTCAACGCGGTCGGCACGTGGGACGAGCTGTTCTTCATCTGCACCGTGTTCGCGCTGCTGCGCCGGCACTTCCCGGTGTGGCTCGCCAACCTGCTGCAGGCGACCGTGTTCGTGTCGTTCCTGTGGGAGCTGGGGTACCGCTCGTGGGGGCCGCTGCTGACGATCCCGTTCGCGCTGGTCCAGGGCTGGACGTTCAGCCGGACCAAGTCGCTGACGTACGTGCTCGTCGTGCACCTGCTGTTCGACGCGGTGGTGTTCATGGTGCTGGTGCACGCGCACTCGCCCCACCTGTTCGACGTCTTCGTCACCGCGCCGCGATGA
- a CDS encoding FKBP-type peptidyl-prolyl cis-trans isomerase, with protein MTAALPEVSGSFGQKPTLAFPAAAPSGELEVQVLSRGDGELVEAGDDIEVHYLGQSWQGGVFDNSYDRGSSINFPIGVGAVIAGWDEGLVGQQVGSRVLLSIPSHLGYGDRGVPQAGIKGGDTLVFVVDIVRTSR; from the coding sequence ATGACTGCTGCCCTGCCCGAGGTCTCGGGTTCGTTCGGCCAGAAGCCGACCCTCGCGTTCCCCGCCGCGGCACCGTCCGGCGAGCTCGAGGTCCAGGTCCTCAGCCGGGGCGACGGCGAGCTGGTCGAGGCCGGCGACGACATCGAGGTCCACTACCTCGGCCAGTCCTGGCAGGGCGGCGTGTTCGACAACTCGTACGACCGCGGCTCGTCGATCAACTTCCCGATCGGCGTCGGTGCCGTCATCGCGGGCTGGGACGAGGGCCTCGTCGGCCAGCAGGTCGGCAGCCGCGTGCTGCTGTCGATCCCGTCGCACCTCGGCTACGGCGACCGCGGCGTCCCGCAGGCCGGCATCAAGGGCGGCGACACGCTCGTGTTCGTCGTCGACATCGTGCGGACGTCGCGCTGA
- a CDS encoding SelT/SelW/SelH family protein — protein MSRVVLTYCTQCRWLLRAAWYAQELLTTFHREVGEVALRPGTGGVFVVEAWPDQAPDQAPDQAPDQAPDKASGERADDEHAPVVLWDRSRDGGFPEITELKRRVRDVVAPGKPLGHSDHVATTTGDPSAAED, from the coding sequence CTGAGCCGCGTCGTCCTCACCTACTGCACGCAGTGCCGCTGGCTGCTGCGTGCGGCCTGGTACGCCCAGGAGCTGCTGACGACCTTCCACCGCGAGGTGGGGGAGGTCGCGCTGCGTCCGGGGACCGGTGGCGTGTTCGTCGTCGAGGCCTGGCCCGACCAGGCGCCCGACCAGGCGCCCGACCAGGCGCCCGACCAGGCGCCTGACAAGGCGTCCGGCGAGAGGGCCGACGACGAGCACGCCCCGGTGGTGCTGTGGGATCGCAGCCGCGACGGCGGGTTCCCGGAGATCACCGAGCTCAAGCGCCGGGTGCGGGACGTCGTCGCGCCCGGCAAGCCGCTCGGCCACAGCGACCACGTCGCGACGACCACGGGCGACCCGTCCGCGGCCGAGGACTAG
- the msrA gene encoding peptide-methionine (S)-S-oxide reductase MsrA, with protein sequence MGWLFGSAIRTTMVEPERALAGRDRYAYTVPETHVVLGTPLQGPWPEGTAVIHLALGCFWGAEKELWQLPGVVTTAVGYQGGFTPFPTYDEVCTSMTGHTETVLVAYDPTVLPHDELLRHFWEAHDPTQGFRQGNDVGTQYRSAVFTTTPEQAQAAHATRELFAPRLARAGFGDITTEIRPADEAGPFYYAEPSHQQYLVKNPHGYCPVHSTGVTCD encoded by the coding sequence ATGGGATGGCTCTTCGGATCCGCGATCCGCACCACGATGGTCGAGCCCGAGCGCGCGCTCGCCGGCCGCGACCGGTACGCCTACACCGTGCCCGAGACCCACGTCGTCCTCGGCACCCCCCTGCAGGGCCCCTGGCCCGAGGGCACCGCGGTGATCCACCTCGCGCTCGGCTGTTTCTGGGGCGCCGAGAAGGAGCTGTGGCAGCTCCCCGGCGTCGTCACGACGGCCGTCGGCTACCAGGGCGGTTTCACGCCGTTCCCCACGTACGACGAGGTCTGCACGAGCATGACCGGGCACACCGAGACGGTCCTGGTCGCGTACGACCCCACGGTCCTGCCGCACGACGAGCTGCTGCGGCACTTCTGGGAGGCGCACGACCCGACGCAGGGCTTCCGCCAGGGCAACGACGTCGGCACGCAGTACCGCTCGGCGGTCTTCACGACGACGCCCGAGCAGGCGCAGGCCGCGCACGCCACGCGCGAGCTGTTCGCTCCGCGGCTCGCGCGCGCGGGCTTCGGCGACATCACCACCGAGATCCGCCCCGCGGACGAGGCCGGCCCGTTCTACTACGCCGAGCCATCCCACCAGCAGTACCTGGTCAAGAACCCTCACGGGTACTGCCCGGTCCACTCGACCGGTGTGACGTGCGACTGA
- a CDS encoding AI-2E family transporter, producing MSVQRAAAWSWRLLLIAAALAVGVAAIAYLKLVVVPVAVALLLTVLLQPLSTWLQRRARMGRAAAAGVSVAVLVVVVLGLLVLAGRSVVLGIAELWEQAQEGVDTLLDWLATGPLQLSTENLEGWVEQARQAAADNSETLVAGALHATVTIGHVLAGAVITLFCTFFFLHDGRQIWSWLVGLLPRGTREHVHQAGRRGVVTLGAYTRTQILVAAVDAVGIGIGAAILQLPLAFPLAILVFLGSFVPIVGAVVTGSIAVLVALVTQGPVVALIMLAIVLGVQQLEGHVLQPFLMGHAVSLHPVAVLLAVAAGSFMAGILGALFAVPIVAVLNTVVLYLHGHDKFPQLGHDDHVALRPVGHPAIDRAVAQLAETEALGGEPAVGADEGAATDLDDAGGDAR from the coding sequence ATGTCCGTGCAGCGTGCCGCCGCGTGGTCCTGGCGGCTGCTGCTGATCGCCGCCGCGCTCGCGGTGGGAGTCGCCGCGATCGCGTACCTCAAGCTCGTCGTCGTGCCCGTCGCGGTGGCGCTGCTGCTCACGGTGCTGCTGCAGCCGCTGAGCACGTGGCTGCAGCGGCGTGCGCGGATGGGCCGCGCGGCCGCGGCAGGGGTGTCGGTCGCCGTCCTCGTCGTGGTGGTGCTCGGGCTGCTGGTGCTCGCCGGGCGCTCGGTGGTGCTCGGGATCGCGGAGCTGTGGGAGCAGGCGCAGGAGGGCGTCGACACGCTGCTCGACTGGCTCGCGACCGGTCCGCTGCAGCTGTCGACCGAGAACCTCGAGGGCTGGGTCGAGCAGGCGCGCCAGGCCGCGGCGGACAACAGCGAGACCCTCGTCGCGGGTGCGCTGCACGCGACCGTGACCATCGGGCACGTGCTCGCGGGCGCGGTCATCACGCTGTTCTGCACGTTCTTCTTCCTGCACGACGGCCGGCAGATCTGGTCGTGGCTCGTCGGGCTGCTGCCGCGCGGCACGCGCGAGCACGTGCACCAGGCGGGTCGGCGCGGGGTCGTGACGCTCGGCGCCTACACGCGCACGCAGATCCTGGTCGCGGCGGTCGACGCGGTCGGCATCGGGATCGGTGCGGCGATCCTGCAGCTGCCGCTCGCGTTCCCGCTCGCGATCCTCGTGTTCCTCGGCTCGTTCGTGCCCATCGTCGGTGCGGTGGTCACGGGTTCGATCGCCGTGCTCGTGGCGCTCGTCACGCAGGGCCCGGTGGTCGCGCTGATCATGCTCGCGATCGTGCTCGGCGTGCAGCAGCTCGAAGGGCACGTCCTGCAGCCGTTCCTCATGGGGCACGCCGTGTCGCTGCACCCCGTCGCGGTGCTGCTCGCGGTGGCCGCGGGCTCGTTCATGGCGGGCATCCTCGGTGCGCTGTTCGCGGTGCCGATCGTCGCGGTGCTCAACACCGTGGTGCTGTACCTGCACGGGCACGACAAGTTCCCGCAGCTCGGGCACGACGACCACGTGGCCCTCCGACCGGTCGGTCACCCCGCGATCGACCGTGCCGTGGCGCAGCTCGCGGAGACCGAGGCGCTCGGCGGCGAGCCCGCGGTGGGGGCCGACGAGGGTGCCGCGACCGACCTGGACGACGCCGGGGGCGACGCGCGATGA